The Petrocella atlantisensis genome has a window encoding:
- a CDS encoding MtnX-like HAD-IB family phosphatase — MKDHIFISDFDGTITLKDFYWIIIDDYIGEKGRDHYLAWKKKEKIGLTFLNKIFTWHKFTQADHDTVLSKVVIDPTFKRLDTWTQDHNMDLMVLSAGFRYYIDYAMDLAALSHIPIITNEGSFINGHFKMQANEKSWFYHKVYGVDKEKVVLHYKKKYKKVYFAGDSEPDYKAALSADIRFAKGELLELLKAGGHTYYPFETFADIIDILESLEQ, encoded by the coding sequence ATGAAAGACCATATATTTATATCTGATTTTGACGGAACCATAACGCTCAAAGATTTTTATTGGATCATCATTGACGATTATATTGGTGAGAAAGGTAGAGACCATTATTTAGCATGGAAGAAAAAAGAAAAAATTGGCCTAACCTTTCTCAACAAAATATTTACGTGGCATAAATTTACCCAAGCAGACCATGATACAGTCTTGTCCAAAGTGGTCATTGATCCAACATTTAAGAGGCTGGATACTTGGACACAGGACCATAACATGGACCTTATGGTACTTAGTGCAGGTTTTAGATATTACATTGATTACGCCATGGACCTTGCAGCCTTGTCTCATATACCCATTATTACCAATGAAGGTAGTTTCATTAACGGTCATTTTAAGATGCAAGCCAATGAAAAGTCTTGGTTCTACCATAAAGTCTATGGTGTGGATAAAGAGAAAGTGGTCCTTCACTATAAGAAAAAATACAAAAAGGTTTATTTTGCTGGTGATTCTGAGCCGGATTATAAAGCAGCACTTTCAGCAGATATTCGCTTTGCCAAGGGAGAATTATTAGAGCTTCTAAAAGCCGGCGGACATACCTATTATCCTTTTGAAACATTTGCAGATATCATAGATATACTTGAGTCATTGGAACAATAG
- a CDS encoding ABC transporter ATP-binding protein, with the protein MALDSIREDEHSEESLKLATIKRLFGRLVEYKKEVIKVLMLMIFIIGVSVVNPIFIKIAIDTYVVAGDIRGLLMLAGITIVINFLSKIAIKWRIVIMSKVANDVLMKIRQELYTHIQKLSFNFFDKRPAGKILARVVGDVNSLKDVLINGVVTLIPDFLQIMITLVIMFLLNARLAISAIILLPFLIGLMYISEIKAHKKWRIFRKKNSTMNAFIHEDFSGIKVVQSYTAQKKTSEDFEEILEEHKQSFISAIVLNDLFWPIVEISWGAGTALVFYIGVSLSSAGTLEVGTLIAFTAYITMFWNPIMNLSNFYNQLIMNLAGAERIFEIMDMVPDVMDETEAVIMPPIKGHVEFEDVTFGYEEETVVLKNVSFKVKAGETIAMVGATGGGKSTIINLMSRFYNIQEGRILIDRLDIAKVNIESLRSQMGIMTQDTFLFSGSIKENIRYGKLDATDEEIIEAAKSVSAHSFIMACENGYDTKLNERGTKLSVGQRQLIAFARTMLSRPKILILDEATSSIDTHTEKLVQKGIEALLEGRTSFVIAHRLSTIKNADRIFVVDNQGILESGSHDQLLQEEGIYYNLYMSQFKAGA; encoded by the coding sequence GTGGCGCTAGATAGCATAAGGGAAGATGAACATTCAGAAGAAAGTCTTAAACTAGCAACAATTAAACGGTTATTCGGACGATTGGTAGAATACAAAAAAGAAGTCATCAAGGTATTGATGTTGATGATATTTATTATTGGTGTGAGTGTGGTGAATCCCATATTCATAAAAATAGCCATTGATACATATGTGGTTGCAGGCGATATAAGAGGTCTGCTCATGTTGGCAGGGATTACAATCGTTATCAATTTTTTGAGTAAGATCGCCATCAAATGGCGAATCGTCATTATGTCAAAAGTGGCAAATGATGTCCTTATGAAGATACGCCAGGAGCTCTATACACATATTCAGAAACTATCTTTTAATTTCTTTGATAAAAGACCGGCAGGGAAGATTCTGGCAAGAGTTGTTGGTGATGTTAATTCACTTAAAGATGTATTAATTAATGGTGTTGTAACGTTAATTCCGGATTTTTTACAGATTATGATTACCTTAGTCATCATGTTTTTATTAAACGCCAGATTGGCTATTTCAGCTATTATTTTGCTGCCGTTCTTAATAGGTTTGATGTATATCAGTGAGATTAAAGCTCATAAAAAATGGCGTATTTTCAGGAAGAAAAACTCAACAATGAATGCCTTCATTCATGAAGATTTCTCAGGCATTAAAGTTGTACAAAGCTATACAGCTCAGAAGAAAACCTCAGAAGACTTTGAAGAAATACTTGAGGAACACAAGCAATCCTTTATATCCGCAATTGTCCTCAACGACTTGTTTTGGCCGATTGTGGAAATATCTTGGGGTGCAGGAACAGCCCTTGTTTTCTATATCGGGGTCTCTCTTAGCAGCGCAGGTACTTTAGAAGTAGGTACTTTAATTGCTTTTACAGCTTATATCACCATGTTCTGGAATCCGATTATGAATCTAAGTAATTTTTACAACCAGCTCATTATGAATCTAGCCGGTGCAGAAAGGATCTTTGAGATTATGGATATGGTGCCGGATGTTATGGATGAAACAGAAGCGGTTATAATGCCACCCATAAAAGGCCATGTAGAATTCGAAGACGTTACTTTTGGTTACGAAGAAGAGACCGTGGTACTTAAGAATGTTAGCTTTAAGGTGAAAGCAGGCGAAACCATCGCTATGGTAGGGGCAACCGGAGGCGGAAAGTCCACCATTATTAACTTGATGAGTCGTTTTTACAATATTCAGGAAGGCAGAATTCTTATTGATCGTCTGGATATTGCTAAGGTGAACATAGAAAGTCTAAGAAGTCAGATGGGTATTATGACGCAAGATACTTTTCTATTCTCAGGTTCCATCAAAGAGAACATTCGTTATGGTAAGTTGGATGCAACCGATGAGGAAATAATTGAAGCGGCAAAAAGTGTCAGTGCCCATTCATTTATCATGGCCTGTGAAAATGGCTACGATACCAAACTGAACGAAAGAGGAACAAAACTATCTGTAGGTCAAAGACAACTGATTGCTTTTGCCAGAACCATGTTATCAAGGCCTAAGATCTTAATCTTAGATGAAGCAACCTCCAGCATTGATACCCATACTGAAAAATTGGTGCAAAAAGGGATTGAGGCCTTGTTAGAAGGTCGAACCTCCTTTGTCATTGCGCATAGGTTATCGACTATAAAAAATGCAGATCGTATCTTCGTTGTTGATAACCAAGGGATATTAGAATCGGGCAGCCATGATCAACTGTTGCAGGAAGAGGGCATTTATTACAATCTTTATATGTCACAATTTAAGGCAGGCGCTTAA